Below is a genomic region from Methanococcus vannielii SB.
ATCGCCTTTTAGTGTTGAAACAGTTGCGTACATTCCTCCTTGGTAACCGTAGTAACAACAACAGTTCGTAAGGTCGTGTTCATCACTTAAATGGTTAGTAGTTATAATGTCAACAGTTTTTAAATTAGAAATAAGTGCTTTTGGACTGTATTCGCCGTATGATTTTGACGTATACCGATATGAACTCCACTGCAGCCATACTTTACTTAAATCGTCATCCGAATTCCATGCAGATGAATCAACCGCCAAATTTACGCCTGAACCATATGCGCCAGGTGCATTTGCCCATATTCTAGATTTTGCCTCATCTAACAAGTCTTCAGTTATATTTTCCCCAAAGTTATTTATGTATTCTAAGTAATGTTTTTTTACGTAATTCATTTCAAGTGGCTCTTCAAGGCTTATTACTTTATTGACGGCATCATCAATCATTTTAATGTAGTTTGGAAGAGTATCCCTAGTAATACCACTTATTCTGACGGTTGTATCTATTCTAGGTCGACCTAATTCATTTAATGGAATAACTTCAACATCTTTTACTGAACCATCCTTATTCCACACAGGTTTTACCCCCATTAAATAAAGGATTTGTGCAATCTGTTCTCCATCGGCCTTGTATGCATCCATACTCATTAAAATCTGCCCAACATTTTCAGGGTATCTATCGTGATGTTTTAAGTGGTGTGAAATAAGTTTTTCTGCCGTTTTTACTCCAACTTTCCATGATGAAGGGGTTGGAAGTGCACTTGGGTCTATCGTATAAAAGTTACGGCCAGTTGGAAGTATTTCTATTTTTCCACGAGTTATGGATCCAGATGGCCCGGGAAGGATATAATTTGAATTAAATACATCTAATATCCCAGTATATTCTAAAACACACGACTTTATTTTTTTAGAAATTAATATCCCTGTTTCTATTGATTTTAAGGGTTCTCCATTACTTTTACTACAGTCCTTAAAAATTTGATTTTTAGCGACTTTTTCACTAATTATTTTTAAAATTTTGTTATCTTCAATATCTTCTTCCATTAAACTTTCTTTTAAAGTATCTTTAGCTAATTTTGAAATTTCATTAAGTATTTCTTTTGCAGTTAGTCCATTTAAATAGATTTTTGAAGGATTATTTTTTAATTCGTCATAGTCAAATCCCACGTGTTCTGCAAAAACTCGATTTATTGATTTAAAATTATAATTATCATATTCCATCATTGTTAATACATATTCGGAAATTTTTTCAGAGTTTGTTGTTGGATTTCCAAATATATGGAGCCCATTTTCCACTTGGGTTCCAGATATCATGTTTAGGTATCCGTGGAGTTCTTCGATAACTTCATCAGATATTTTAGAAACTATTTTAATATTATTTTTTGTTGCCATATTCGTTATTTCTTCGAAGATTATTTCCATTTTTGTGCTGTCTTCTAATGACTTTGCTTTCGAATATTCTGCAAGTAATTGTTCTAAATCACCTAAAATTTCAGGCATTGTCATTGGAGGATACATGTGGTCGATAATTGTTGCATAAGATCTTCTTTTTGCCATTACTCCTTCCATGGGATTTGCTGAATTATAGATGTAAGCATGCGGAACGTTATCAATTGTAATTTCCGGCCAACATGAAGGAGAAAGTCCAACTCCTTTTCCAGGCCTAAATTCAAGGTAACCATGAGTTCCAAAGTGTAGTAAAATGTCAGAATCAAAAATTCTTGTCATCCACCGGTATGCTGCAAGCCACTGGTGCGGGGGCGTTATTAACTGATCATGTAATATTTTGCATGCTTTTCCATCACAAAAGGATCCTGCACATCCGGATTTTGGTTGCGGAGTTAACAGTATATTCCCAAACATAATTCCTGGAATTATGAATTTATTTTCATGAACCATTCCAATATACTCTCTTGAAACATTTTTAGAAAGTACGTCTTTTGGATCCATCCAATCATTAAACACTTTAGACCTAACTTTTTCAGGTAGCTCGTCAAGCCAGCTTTTATATGTATCATAATCTACAAATCCAACAGCCCCGCCTTTTTGAACAATTTCAGAACTTGAAGTCCACCTAAATTCATTAACTGCTTTTTTAGATAGCATTAAATCCATCAAATCCTGTCCCGTTTCAGGTATATAATTTCCAACATTATATCCTTCTTCTTTTAATTTTTTAAGTAGTCTTACAATACTTTCAGGAACATCTAATCCAAAACCAACCGCAAGTGATGCTTCTGAACCATGACACGGAGGATTAATTAATACTATTGAAATTTTCTTTTCGTAATTTGATTTTTTTGATAAGTTTACCCATTTTTTAATCCTGCTTGAAATATATTCTGAATGCTCTTTAAAGGGTTCATAATGTTTAACGCCATTTTCATCAAGGTTACTTCCAACTAAAAAAATAGGTTCGATAGTTCCATCTACTTCAGGCATTACTACTTGATAAATTTGAGACATTGGATCTATCCCTTGAGGATTTTCTGCCCATTCTTCAATACTGGATCTAAATGAATGAATAATTTGTATTACTGGCACATTTAGCTTTTTTAATAGTTCTACCCCTGAAACATCTTTAAATCTAATTTTTACATCTTCAATACCTGAAGAATGATCCAACATAAAAAAGAATGTTGAATTAACTAATGCACTTATTATTGGATAACCTTCCCTAAAAAAATATTTTTGAATTGTTTCTTCAGCAGTTAATGAATCATATTCTTTAATTTTTAACCTATTTGTAAAAACAGGAATTACGCCTAAACCCTGTTTTTCAATTGATTCAATTAATGAATGAATATGATCCATACTTTGACTTATCCAAAATGATCTGTGGAAAAGTATGCCTACAAAATCTTTTTCTGCCCCATATTCTTTCAAATAATCCCCTAAGTTTTCAAAAGTTCCGTGTTCATGATGCCATATTCCTTGCCAAAGGGTATTTTCGGGTTCATCTATATCTAAATTAAACCCTGTAAAATTTAATAGTAGTTTAACAAGTTGTTCAATGTTTTTTTGGCCGCCCATGCTGTAATACATCATCACTTTTGAAAATTGTGAATTTGCACCCCTTGAAAGCTGAACATTTGCTTCTGAACCTGAAATTACTATTTTTGCTTTTGATTTTTCAATAGCATTTTTTAAGCTTTCGTCAATGGTTGAGGAATAAATAAATAAAACGTCAGAATCTTTAATAAAATCAATATTTAAATCTTGATTTTCACTATTTGCTAGTAAACATTCAAAGGAATTATTAAATTGTAGTTTTTCAACCGCGTTTGAAAATTGAGGTAATGTTAGTGCGCCATAACCTAACAAAATAGATATTTTAGCCATTTTTTATTCCTCTTTTTTAGTTGAAGTTTTATAGTAACATATCTAAAAATTATATGAATTATTTTTTTTTAATATTAATAATACCATATTTTATTAAAATATTTAAGATAATATAATAACATTAATAAATACTTACGTTTTAATATTATAATTTTTTTAAAAGTATTATGATATGCATATCTATAATACGTATATAATATTTTCGATTAATATGGGCAAAAAATATATTAAAAAATTTAAATTTTTAAGTCAATTATATCAAAAATATAATGGCACCGATTATTAAAATATCTAATAGTAAGGTAATTACTGCATTTATCATGACAATTTTAGTACCTAATTTTGGGCCAAATAGTGAAACATGTAACGGTAATGAATGTTTTGCATACCGTGTTGAAAGAGAAAGTACGTTTGCAAAAATCAGCCCAACAATTACTTCTTTAGAATTTAAAACCCCTTCTTTTAAAAGATTACTACTCATAATCATTGCAGCTTGTACGTTAAAAAGACAAGTCATTATTAAGATACCTACATTGGGGTCAAGATTAAAAAATCGTGTGAAAGGCGAAATTAATACTGATACATGATCAAAAACTCCGTTTTTTGAAAGAAAAATTACAATAAAGGTAGTAATTGCCATTAGTATAATAATCCTTTTTGAAACTTTTAATGTACTTTTTAACGATTTTTTTAAGTTATCGGATATTTTTGATACATTATCACTTTTTGGTTCAAAGTCTACTTTTTTAGACACCATTGATAGGTAAATAATGCCTATGATAGTTTTAATTAGTGCTACGCCTGATCTAATTAAAATATATACTACGCCAGTTAACCCGAGGAGTGGTATCGTTATAGGTATAAAAAACGTAAATGTATGTGAAAATATGGGATGGAAATGAATTTGCAAGAGAACTGCCTATTAATTCCTTTTCAGTTATCTTTTTTTCAGTATATCCTTCTGCAAGAATGGAATAACCCACCGTGGGGCTAAAAAAACAAGAAAGTATAGAATATAATGAAAGTTGGTTCATTTTTAATTTTTTTGTAACAGGATATAAAAAATTACTTAATTTTTTCATTACTCCTGAATTTATAAAATAATTCATTATAAACATAGTAGTTATAATCAAAAAAGACATGTTTACTGTGAATTTAATTGATTCCAAAACTGAATCGATAATAAGTATATAATCTATAGTAATCATTTGTTCACCCAATATACTATAAAATAATAAAAAAAATAATATCCTATTACTATTTAAAACAAACATGATAATTTATGATACATATATAACAAATCTTAGTTTAAAATAATACTATCAAAAAGTTTTGAATGATTAAAGGATTGTGATAAAATGTTAAAAACAGAAAATTTAACTGTAGGCTATAATAATTATACTGTAGTTGAAAATGCAAACTTAGAGATACGGGAAAGGGAGATACTATGTATTATCGGTCCAAATGGAGTTGGTAAGTCAACACTTTTAAAAACGATTGCAACATATCTAAATCCAAAAAAAGGGGCAGTGTACCTAAATTCTAAAAAAATACATGACTTAAAACCAAAAGACCTCGCAAAAGAAATGGCGGTAGTATTAACTGAACGCGTAAATCCTGGAAACATGACTGGATTTGATATAATTGGAATTGGTAGGCATCCTTATACTGATCTTTTTGGAAGCCTAACTGAAAATGATAAAAAAATTATTGTAAATTCTGCAAAATCGGTAAATGCAGAATATCTACTTAAAAAAAACTTTTTTGAAATGAGTGACGGGGAAAAACAGAAAATAATGATTGCACGGGCTATTGCACAAGAACCAAATGTTTTGATACTTGACGAACCAACAAGTTTTTTAGATGCACGGCATAAAATTGAACTAACGCTTCTTTTAAGAAAACTCGCTACTGATAAAAATATTGCTATAATAGTAACGCTTCACGATATTGAACTAGGTTTAAGAATTGCTGATAAAATGGCACTCATAAAGGACCATAAAATAATTGCATACGGTTATCCTGAAAATATAATGGATAAAAATACGGTAAATACATTATATGGGTTAACTAGTGCCAATTATAGTAATTTGCTTGGTTACTTTGAATTAAAAAACGAATTTAAAAAAGAATATAAAAAAAAAGTGTTTGTGGTTTGCGGAGGCGGTACTGGAACAGGTTTATTAAGATATCTTGTGAAAAACGGTTATGAAATTATAGTTGGAGTATTACATAAAAATGACATTGACTATGCTGTTGCAGAGTCCATGGAATTAAATGTTATTTTTGAATTGCCCTATACTAAAATATCCTTTGAAAAACTAAACAGTGCAGTAAATGAACTAAAAAATATTGATATATTAATCCATACTGACTTTGCAGTTGGCGAAATAAATCTTTTAAATTTAGAAATAATTACGGAGGCTAAAAAATTAGGTAAGCAGATTATTTCGTTTAATGGAAATATTGAATGCTTAAACAATCTATAATTAAACTTTTGATAAACTTTTTCTTCTTTAGTTTGTAAGCTTTACCTTTTCCCTTGAAACTACTAAATATACAACAAGAACCCCTCCAACAATACTTAAAATACTTCCAATCGGAAGCATTATTGGAGGCCTATTTAAACCCAATAAATAGTTAAACGGTAAAGTGTATTTTATAGAGATTATATGGCATGAAAGCATTAAAAAAACACCCGCAAGAAGTGTCGTTGGCATAAGCCACTTATGGTCTGATGTTTTTATAAGTGGTCGTGCCATAAATGGAGCTATGACTCCTACAAATGTTATCATCCCTACAAAGGGTATTATTGACCCTACAATAAACCCAGTTGATACTAAAATTAGCAATCTTATTTGTTTTATATTTAGCCCAAAACTTTTTGCATATTGTTCTCCAAAAAGTAACGCATTTAATGGTTTTATAAGTAGTATTGCAGCAGTTAAGAATACCATTGTGCAAGAAGCAATTAATAAAATGTTTTCAGGCCGAACCCCCATTAAACTGCCAAGCGTAAAAAAATAGTAGTTCATTATACTATGTCCTTCCGCATTTGCAATTAAGTATGATCTAACTCCCCCAAGTAAATAGCTCATTAACAAGGATACTATTATAATATCATTTACATCTTTAACAATTGATGCAATTATAATTAGTAAAATTATGGAAACTAATCCGCCAATCCAACCTGCAACCAATAATTCATTGTTGAAACTAGAAAATATATTTGAAAACCCTTCTAAAAAAATTGTAAATGCGGCAAATAGTAAAACCCCGCTTGTCATTCCTGTTGTATATGGGGATGCAAGGAAATTCCTAAATAGTGTTTGAAGCATCAGTCCACATAATGATAGTCCAATCCCTACAAAAATTGCAGTTAAGATGGGAGGTAGTCTAACATTGCCAATTATACTATCTTTAGTATCATCCCCTGTAGTTCCATTGATTAGATATTCAGTTACGTCATTAATGCTAATCGACTTTGCATTTCCGCCAAAGTATATTCCGGTAATAATAAGCCCGATATTTATTATAACTAATGCCAATATTATAACGAATCTCTTTTTCATATTTTCGCCTAAGTTACATAGTGTGTGTTAAATTTTATGATTTCTACTCTTAAAGAATAGTAAAAGGGAAATTGGTGCACCAATTAAAGACAATGGAGCATGTAATGGAAGAGGCACTGTTGAAGTAAATAGTACGCCAGGTCTTGCTAATATATCTGCAAAAATTAGAAAAGTAATCCCTAACAATGCAGTAATTGGAAATACATAGATGTGTTTTGAAGTATTGAGTATTCCTCTTGCAATTATTGGACAAATTATTCCAATAAATGATATGGGGCCAGTAAACGCAACAACCGTTGATGTTAATATACAAGAAAGTAAAATTAAAAGCCTTTTAAATTTCTTTAAATCAACGCCCACACTAGCAGCATAGCTTTCCCCTATTAAATTTGCATCCAAACTTTTTGAAAGTAGGATGTATGTTAGAAAGATAAACGGCAAAATAACTACAGCCATAACTTTTAGCTGATCCCATGTTAAACTCTGTACGCTGCCCATCCCCCAAGTAAGATATCCTGAAATTCCTGAACCTTCTGTATCGATGTAATTTCCTGTTGTTACAATTACGTCTGAAAGCCCTGAAACAGCACCGCTTATCATCATACCGCATATTAAAAGGGTCGATATCTGTTTAACTTTTTTTGAAATGCCTATAACTAAAAGCATAGTAATTATGGAACCAATATATGCCATAACTATTCTGATAAGTATTGAATTTGATATTCCAATATGTAATAATACTGAAGTAAACATGTAAATTGCAATACCTAGTCCTGCACCACTTGATACCCCCATAAAATAAGGATCAGCTAATGGATTTCTAAAATAACCTTGCATTAAAAGTCCAGAGATTGAAACTGCCGCCCCGACTAAAAAACATCCAATTACTCGGGTTAGTCTTAAATCCTTAATTATCTTATCAACCCCCGAATTTCCCGTAGTTCCGTTTAGTACATAGTCTTTTAATTCATTACTACTAACGGGTACACTTCCTTCTAAAATACTAAAATACGATAAAATACCAATTAAAACAAAGCATACGACTAAAACTACTGAAAAGTTTTTAAAACTCACTAAACTCACCTTAATGTAAATATTAAAATTTTAAAAAAAGTAGGAAATAATAGTATATATACATGATATATTTTAATATCAATCGTATTTACACGATATTAAATTATGGTTGGATTTTATTGTGGTGTGCTAAATTTGAATCCCCGCCAGAAAACAAGGTCGGCTGAACCATTCTAGCAAAATCTTCCATATATCGTTTAGGGTCTTTCATTTCTTGGATAAAGTAGTCCCTATTTGAAGTATAAAATCTACCATTTTGATATGCCTTAAAGTTTGCAAAATCAGGATTGAATGCAAGTAATTCTTCTTTTGTTTTTATTTCATTGCCGGTAAATACCCTCATTATGACTACATCTGCAGTCATTGCTCGTTCATAAAATGTTTCTTTATCTATGGTATTTGAACTTGAGCCGGGAATGTCATTAAATACGTATTCTCCACCAAATTCGTTAACCATTCTACTATTGTAATTTTGAGCACCTTGAACTGTTGCAGTATTTCTTGCAGTAGACCATGAGAAACTTACAACTGTTGGATAATCGTTAGCTTTTGAAGTAGTTCTTAATAATTCATTTCTTTTTCTCCAAGTATCTTGGAAATAGTCTTCTATCTCGTCTGAGTTTTCTTCACCAAAGAATGCTGCTGCAAATTTTGTCCATTCAGTTCTACCCATGAATGTTGGTTCTTGATAGGTAAATACCCTACTTGGTAAAATGTTTAATTCTTTTAGTTTATTTTCCATGTCATCATGTTGAACCCATTCTCCTAAAAATACGATATCTGGATTAGATGCAACAACTTTATCATAGTCCATTGCCGATGCAGAACCTATTCCTAGTATTTCTCCTTGATTATATCTAGTTTCTATTTTAGAAGAATATTTTGCGTAAGAATTTGTAATCCCTTTAAATGAATCATATATTTCGTCTTTATCGAGTATATCCGCAGTTGACATTAATGGTGCATAGAATATCGTTGATATTCTAGTTAATGGAACACTTAAAACCGTTGTACCGGAAATCTTCGGATCGCTTGCACCTTCTTTTAATAGTACAAACTTATTTCCAGTAGAATCTACTACATAACTGTAACCTTCATCCCATTTTGGTTCCATTTCAAAGTTTTCTGCAAAAACAACTGGACTTCTAAACTTATCATAATTTCTAAATAAATAAACTACGTCTGCAACGTTTACATTTCCGTCACAATTTAAGTCTCCAACATCAATTGGAACGTTTCTATTTTTAAATAAATAAACTACGTCTGCAATATTTATGTTTCCATCACCATTCACGTCCCCAATTTTTTGGGCGGATGTGGATGGTAAAAGAGCTAACATTGCGAGTACTAATAGTACTACTATCTTTTTCAAAATACCACCTTTGTAATAATAATTTTTAAAATATATTATAAAATAGTATAACTATCAAGATAGTATATAAAATTTATTATAAAACAAAAAAAAGTAATACTAATAAAAAATAATACCCGTAGTTATGACTGAATTTTATTT
It encodes:
- a CDS encoding nucleoside recognition domain-containing protein; the encoded protein is MFVLNSNRILFFLLFYSILGEQMITIDYILIIDSVLESIKFTVNMSFLIITTMFIMNYFINSGVMKKLSNFLYPVTKKLKMNQLSLYSILSCFFSPTVGYSILAEGYTEKKITEKELIGSSLANSFPSHIFTYIYVFYTYNDTTPRVNWRSIYFN
- a CDS encoding FecCD family ABC transporter permease, which produces MSFKNFSVVLVVCFVLIGILSYFSILEGSVPVSSNELKDYVLNGTTGNSGVDKIIKDLRLTRVIGCFLVGAAVSISGLLMQGYFRNPLADPYFMGVSSGAGLGIAIYMFTSVLLHIGISNSILIRIVMAYIGSIITMLLVIGISKKVKQISTLLICGMMISGAVSGLSDVIVTTGNYIDTEGSGISGYLTWGMGSVQSLTWDQLKVMAVVILPFIFLTYILLSKSLDANLIGESYAASVGVDLKKFKRLLILLSCILTSTVVAFTGPISFIGIICPIIARGILNTSKHIYVFPITALLGITFLIFADILARPGVLFTSTVPLPLHAPLSLIGAPISLLLFFKSRNHKI
- a CDS encoding FecCD family ABC transporter permease, with translation MKKRFVIILALVIINIGLIITGIYFGGNAKSISINDVTEYLINGTTGDDTKDSIIGNVRLPPILTAIFVGIGLSLCGLMLQTLFRNFLASPYTTGMTSGVLLFAAFTIFLEGFSNIFSSFNNELLVAGWIGGLVSIILLIIIASIVKDVNDIIIVSLLMSYLLGGVRSYLIANAEGHSIMNYYFFTLGSLMGVRPENILLIASCTMVFLTAAILLIKPLNALLFGEQYAKSFGLNIKQIRLLILVSTGFIVGSIIPFVGMITFVGVIAPFMARPLIKTSDHKWLMPTTLLAGVFLMLSCHIISIKYTLPFNYLLGLNRPPIMLPIGSILSIVGGVLVVYLVVSREKVKLTN
- a CDS encoding ABC transporter substrate-binding protein yields the protein MKKIVVLLVLAMLALLPSTSAQKIGDVNGDGNINIADVVYLFKNRNVPIDVGDLNCDGNVNVADVVYLFRNYDKFRSPVVFAENFEMEPKWDEGYSYVVDSTGNKFVLLKEGASDPKISGTTVLSVPLTRISTIFYAPLMSTADILDKDEIYDSFKGITNSYAKYSSKIETRYNQGEILGIGSASAMDYDKVVASNPDIVFLGEWVQHDDMENKLKELNILPSRVFTYQEPTFMGRTEWTKFAAAFFGEENSDEIEDYFQDTWRKRNELLRTTSKANDYPTVVSFSWSTARNTATVQGAQNYNSRMVNEFGGEYVFNDIPGSSSNTIDKETFYERAMTADVVIMRVFTGNEIKTKEELLAFNPDFANFKAYQNGRFYTSNRDYFIQEMKDPKRYMEDFARMVQPTLFSGGDSNLAHHNKIQP
- a CDS encoding ABC transporter ATP-binding protein; the encoded protein is MLKTENLTVGYNNYTVVENANLEIREREILCIIGPNGVGKSTLLKTIATYLNPKKGAVYLNSKKIHDLKPKDLAKEMAVVLTERVNPGNMTGFDIIGIGRHPYTDLFGSLTENDKKIIVNSAKSVNAEYLLKKNFFEMSDGEKQKIMIARAIAQEPNVLILDEPTSFLDARHKIELTLLLRKLATDKNIAIIVTLHDIELGLRIADKMALIKDHKIIAYGYPENIMDKNTVNTLYGLTSANYSNLLGYFELKNEFKKEYKKKVFVVCGGGTGTGLLRYLVKNGYEIIVGVLHKNDIDYAVAESMELNVIFELPYTKISFEKLNSAVNELKNIDILIHTDFAVGEINLLNLEIITEAKKLGKQIISFNGNIECLNNL
- a CDS encoding cobaltochelatase subunit CobN yields the protein MAKISILLGYGALTLPQFSNAVEKLQFNNSFECLLANSENQDLNIDFIKDSDVLFIYSSTIDESLKNAIEKSKAKIVISGSEANVQLSRGANSQFSKVMMYYSMGGQKNIEQLVKLLLNFTGFNLDIDEPENTLWQGIWHHEHGTFENLGDYLKEYGAEKDFVGILFHRSFWISQSMDHIHSLIESIEKQGLGVIPVFTNRLKIKEYDSLTAEETIQKYFFREGYPIISALVNSTFFFMLDHSSGIEDVKIRFKDVSGVELLKKLNVPVIQIIHSFRSSIEEWAENPQGIDPMSQIYQVVMPEVDGTIEPIFLVGSNLDENGVKHYEPFKEHSEYISSRIKKWVNLSKKSNYEKKISIVLINPPCHGSEASLAVGFGLDVPESIVRLLKKLKEEGYNVGNYIPETGQDLMDLMLSKKAVNEFRWTSSSEIVQKGGAVGFVDYDTYKSWLDELPEKVRSKVFNDWMDPKDVLSKNVSREYIGMVHENKFIIPGIMFGNILLTPQPKSGCAGSFCDGKACKILHDQLITPPHQWLAAYRWMTRIFDSDILLHFGTHGYLEFRPGKGVGLSPSCWPEITIDNVPHAYIYNSANPMEGVMAKRRSYATIIDHMYPPMTMPEILGDLEQLLAEYSKAKSLEDSTKMEIIFEEITNMATKNNIKIVSKISDEVIEELHGYLNMISGTQVENGLHIFGNPTTNSEKISEYVLTMMEYDNYNFKSINRVFAEHVGFDYDELKNNPSKIYLNGLTAKEILNEISKLAKDTLKESLMEEDIEDNKILKIISEKVAKNQIFKDCSKSNGEPLKSIETGILISKKIKSCVLEYTGILDVFNSNYILPGPSGSITRGKIEILPTGRNFYTIDPSALPTPSSWKVGVKTAEKLISHHLKHHDRYPENVGQILMSMDAYKADGEQIAQILYLMGVKPVWNKDGSVKDVEVIPLNELGRPRIDTTVRISGITRDTLPNYIKMIDDAVNKVISLEEPLEMNYVKKHYLEYINNFGENITEDLLDEAKSRIWANAPGAYGSGVNLAVDSSAWNSDDDLSKVWLQWSSYRYTSKSYGEYSPKALISNLKTVDIITTNHLSDEHDLTNCCCYYGYQGGMYATVSTLKGDSDVDLVIVDTKDLSNSEVRTVEKEFERIVRSKILNPKWVTEMKVHGYGGANEFSKKIQHLYGWSATTKMVNDWVFDEITEKYVLDEEMREWFKENNIYACEEIARRLIEASTRGLWNANEETVEKLKEAYSSLEADLEELMDGESELQGGQIITSSFNEDAQNESLSQLEKLWNSSKVIKND